A window of the Euzebya pacifica genome harbors these coding sequences:
- the lhgO gene encoding L-2-hydroxyglutarate oxidase, translating to MTRRVVVVGAGIVGLATAWQISRADPDVEVVVVDKETAIAQHQTGRNSGVIHSGVYYVPGSNKAEMCRRGRAQLLAFVAEHGIAHDLCGKVVVAVEDAERGALQTIAERGRANGVSCDLIGPAALAEIEPAVRGVEALRVDDAGIVDFGGVARQLARLVTDAGGELRLGAEVLDGHEGPDGVVLETTTGDVHGDLLVACAGLHSDRLLATMTGEEPPVTIVPFRGEYHRLTEGARDLCRALIYPVPDPRFPFLGVHLTRHVSGEVLAGPNAVLALDREGYSWGDRSWRELRAVAGHPGMRILARTHWRTGLGEMYRSLSRAAFARALQRMTPDIDADDLLPWRAGVRAQAIFPDGTLADDFVLHTTRRAVHVLNAPSPAATAALAIGETLANRALSLS from the coding sequence GTGACCCGACGGGTGGTGGTCGTCGGCGCGGGGATCGTGGGCCTGGCCACGGCGTGGCAGATCAGCCGGGCCGACCCCGACGTCGAGGTCGTCGTGGTCGACAAGGAAACGGCGATCGCCCAGCACCAGACCGGGCGCAACTCCGGCGTCATCCACTCCGGGGTGTACTACGTCCCCGGGTCGAACAAGGCCGAGATGTGCCGGCGGGGACGTGCCCAGCTGCTGGCGTTCGTCGCCGAGCACGGGATCGCCCACGACCTGTGCGGCAAGGTTGTGGTGGCGGTCGAGGACGCCGAACGCGGTGCCCTGCAGACGATCGCGGAACGCGGTCGCGCCAACGGCGTGTCCTGCGACCTGATCGGTCCGGCAGCCCTCGCCGAGATCGAACCTGCCGTTCGGGGTGTCGAGGCGCTCAGGGTGGACGACGCCGGCATCGTGGACTTCGGTGGCGTTGCCCGCCAGCTCGCCCGGCTGGTGACCGATGCCGGCGGCGAGCTGCGCCTGGGTGCGGAGGTCCTCGACGGACACGAGGGACCGGACGGGGTCGTGCTGGAGACCACGACGGGCGATGTCCACGGCGACCTCCTCGTGGCCTGCGCCGGGCTGCACTCCGACCGGTTGCTCGCGACCATGACCGGGGAGGAGCCTCCCGTCACGATCGTGCCGTTCCGAGGCGAGTACCACAGGCTGACGGAGGGCGCGCGCGATCTGTGCCGGGCGCTGATCTATCCGGTCCCGGATCCGCGGTTTCCCTTCCTGGGCGTGCACCTGACCCGGCACGTGTCCGGAGAGGTGCTGGCCGGTCCCAACGCGGTACTCGCCCTGGATCGAGAGGGGTACAGCTGGGGCGACCGCTCGTGGCGCGAGCTCCGTGCCGTTGCAGGCCACCCCGGCATGCGCATCCTGGCCCGGACGCACTGGCGCACCGGACTCGGGGAGATGTACCGATCGCTCAGCCGAGCGGCCTTCGCACGGGCGCTGCAGCGGATGACCCCCGACATCGACGCCGACGACCTGCTGCCATGGCGGGCAGGCGTGCGCGCCCAGGCGATCTTCCCCGACGGCACGCTGGCCGATGACTTCGTCCTCCACACGACCCGTCGCGCCGTCCACGTCCTGAACGCACCCTCGCCTGCGGCCACAGCCGCCCTGGCGATCGGGGAAACGCTGGCGAACCGGGCCCTGTCGCTGTCCTGA
- a CDS encoding glycosyltransferase produces the protein MTTSAPESLLVLLQGDDLEAHPGLVDGYRRLLDDGTLAALDIVPVFGPAGTSRGLGFWDDVVERAAAQQATTVLFHYYHHPTLPDPRPAIDRLRERSADLMVVATLGDAFTNGWLGGHDVPRTFLQLASAADLVTLTSMGGLAAHVRRATRAPIVINPNGVCQVRFAPPTAADLTVSREFDVAFIGSRNRPRNPLRPYHWASRRRERLVHGLSARFGRRFAVFGNGWDHLESARGPVDFTAQADAARRARVLVGGIPFSRNRYYTSNRVFFQGSSGVPMVDVAVPGVDTLLRPGDHWTLTEEEALLDTTEAMVQRSDDELTDMGLRAATHVFAHHTQAHRCAGLVEQVSRVRQLRSGRQVLPHLPFFLPEVDNDLEAPLATTGWGTIS, from the coding sequence ATGACGACATCCGCACCAGAATCCCTGCTCGTCCTGCTGCAGGGCGACGACCTCGAGGCGCACCCGGGGCTCGTGGACGGCTACAGGCGACTGCTCGACGACGGGACGCTTGCCGCGCTCGACATCGTGCCGGTGTTCGGACCCGCCGGGACGTCGCGGGGCCTTGGTTTCTGGGACGATGTCGTCGAACGGGCGGCCGCCCAGCAGGCAACCACCGTCCTGTTCCACTACTACCACCACCCCACGCTGCCCGACCCGCGGCCGGCGATCGACAGGCTGCGGGAACGATCCGCCGACCTGATGGTCGTGGCCACGCTGGGGGACGCCTTCACGAACGGATGGCTGGGTGGCCACGACGTGCCACGGACCTTCCTGCAGCTGGCCTCGGCGGCCGACCTGGTCACCCTGACCTCGATGGGGGGGCTGGCCGCGCACGTACGGCGAGCCACCCGGGCACCCATCGTGATCAACCCCAACGGGGTGTGCCAGGTGCGGTTCGCCCCGCCGACCGCCGCAGACCTGACCGTGTCGCGGGAGTTCGACGTCGCCTTCATCGGGTCGCGCAACCGGCCGCGCAACCCGCTGCGGCCGTACCACTGGGCCAGCCGACGACGCGAGCGCCTCGTGCACGGCCTGAGCGCCCGTTTCGGTCGCCGGTTCGCCGTCTTCGGCAACGGCTGGGATCACCTCGAGTCGGCCCGGGGACCGGTGGACTTCACCGCCCAGGCCGACGCCGCACGACGGGCCCGTGTCCTCGTGGGCGGCATCCCGTTCTCCCGGAACCGCTACTACACCTCCAACCGCGTCTTCTTCCAGGGCTCCAGCGGTGTCCCGATGGTGGACGTGGCCGTCCCGGGTGTGGACACGCTGCTGCGCCCCGGGGACCACTGGACGCTGACCGAGGAGGAAGCCCTGCTCGACACGACCGAGGCGATGGTGCAGCGTTCCGATGACGAGCTGACCGACATGGGACTTCGCGCCGCCACCCATGTCTTCGCCCACCACACGCAGGCGCACCGGTGCGCGGGGCTCGTGGAGCAGGTCAGCCGGGTGCGACAGCTCCGGTCGGGACGACAGGTCCTCCCCCACCTGCCCTTCTTCCTGCCCGAGGTGGACAACGACCTGGAGGCCCCGCTGGCCACCACCGGCTGGGGGACGATCTCGTGA
- the gmd gene encoding GDP-mannose 4,6-dehydratase: MSLMKESVAVTQTPRALVTGITGQDGSYLAELLLSKGYEVHGLVRRASTFGTERIDHMYLDPHLDSARMFLHFGDLSDGNSLSRMVQEVQPTEVYNLGAQSHVGVSFKNPIYTVDVDALGTLRLLEACRQMATPPRFYQASSSEMFGQVREVPQSERTPFHPRSPYGAAKVYSYWQVVNYREAYGMHCSNGILFNHESPRRGETFVTRKITRAATRIKLGLQEKLYLGNLDAQRDWGFAGDYVEAMWLMLQQDTGDDYVVATGEMYSVREFAERTFALLDLDWERYTGIDERYMRPAEVEELLGDATKAEERLGWKPRTSFDELVEMMVASDMELAKRERALVDAGLATVEWQAGTHRE; the protein is encoded by the coding sequence ATGTCCCTGATGAAGGAAAGTGTTGCCGTGACGCAGACACCCCGAGCACTGGTGACGGGAATCACCGGCCAGGACGGGTCCTATCTCGCCGAACTCCTGCTGAGCAAGGGGTACGAGGTGCATGGTCTGGTTCGACGTGCGTCGACGTTCGGTACCGAACGCATCGACCACATGTACCTGGACCCCCACCTGGACTCGGCGCGGATGTTCCTGCACTTCGGCGATCTCTCCGACGGGAACTCGTTGTCGCGCATGGTGCAGGAGGTGCAGCCGACGGAGGTCTACAACCTGGGTGCGCAGTCCCACGTCGGGGTGTCGTTCAAGAACCCGATCTACACCGTTGACGTCGACGCGCTCGGCACGCTGCGGTTGCTCGAGGCATGTCGTCAGATGGCGACTCCGCCGCGGTTCTACCAGGCGTCGTCCTCGGAGATGTTCGGACAGGTCAGGGAGGTTCCCCAGTCCGAACGCACGCCGTTCCACCCTCGCAGCCCGTACGGCGCGGCCAAGGTCTACTCCTACTGGCAGGTCGTCAACTACCGGGAGGCCTACGGGATGCACTGCAGCAACGGCATCCTGTTCAACCACGAGTCGCCTCGTCGTGGCGAGACGTTCGTGACGCGGAAGATCACGCGGGCGGCGACGCGCATCAAGCTCGGCCTGCAGGAGAAGCTGTACCTGGGCAACCTCGACGCGCAGCGAGACTGGGGTTTCGCCGGTGACTACGTCGAGGCGATGTGGCTGATGCTGCAGCAGGACACGGGTGACGACTACGTGGTCGCGACCGGGGAGATGTACTCGGTCCGGGAGTTCGCCGAGCGGACGTTCGCGCTGCTCGACCTGGACTGGGAGCGCTACACCGGGATCGACGAGCGGTACATGCGGCCTGCCGAGGTCGAGGAGCTGCTTGGCGACGCCACCAAGGCGGAGGAACGACTCGGCTGGAAGCCGCGCACGTCCTTCGACGAGCTGGTGGAGATGATGGTCGCCTCCGACATGGAGCTGGCCAAGCGCGAGCGCGCACTGGTCGACGCCGGCCTGGCAACCGTGGAGTGGCAGGCGGGCACCCACCGTGAGTGA
- a CDS encoding GDP-L-fucose synthase family protein translates to MSDRTVLSGKRVLVTGGAGFLGREVCSRLEDQGAEPVVLRSAQVDLTRQADTEEYLADLRPDIVIHLAAEVGGIGANRDNPGRYFYANATMGIHLIEAARVVGVEKFVQIGTVCAYPKFTPIPFREETIWDGYPEETNAPYGVAKKSLLVMLEAYRQQYGFNGIYLLPVNLYGPGDNFDLHSSHVIPALIRKFTAAVDGVDGAAADVVEVWGTGAASREFLHVADAARGILMGTVGYGDTDPVNLGSAHEITIKDLVELIARLTGFQGEIRWDSSKPDGQPRRKLDTERAKERFGFESAIGFEEGLGETIAWWRSNRDRVHAQERG, encoded by the coding sequence GTGAGTGACCGGACCGTCCTGTCCGGCAAGCGTGTCCTGGTCACCGGTGGGGCCGGATTCCTCGGGCGCGAGGTCTGCTCGCGGCTCGAGGACCAGGGGGCGGAACCCGTGGTGCTGCGGAGCGCACAGGTCGACCTGACCCGGCAGGCCGACACCGAGGAGTACCTCGCCGACCTGCGGCCGGACATCGTCATCCACCTCGCGGCGGAGGTCGGTGGTATCGGCGCCAACCGCGACAACCCCGGCCGGTACTTCTACGCCAACGCCACGATGGGGATCCACCTCATCGAGGCCGCTCGCGTCGTGGGCGTGGAGAAGTTCGTGCAGATCGGGACCGTGTGTGCCTACCCGAAGTTCACGCCGATCCCCTTCCGCGAGGAGACGATCTGGGACGGCTACCCCGAGGAGACCAACGCGCCCTACGGCGTGGCGAAGAAGTCGCTCCTGGTCATGCTGGAGGCCTACCGCCAGCAGTACGGGTTCAACGGGATCTACCTCCTGCCGGTCAACCTGTACGGCCCGGGGGACAACTTCGACCTGCACTCCTCCCATGTCATCCCGGCGTTGATCAGGAAGTTCACGGCAGCCGTCGACGGGGTCGACGGTGCCGCCGCTGATGTCGTCGAGGTCTGGGGGACCGGTGCGGCAAGCCGTGAGTTCCTGCACGTGGCGGACGCGGCACGCGGCATCCTCATGGGCACGGTCGGCTACGGGGACACCGACCCGGTCAACCTCGGCAGCGCCCACGAGATCACGATCAAGGACCTGGTCGAGCTGATCGCCCGGCTCACGGGTTTCCAGGGCGAGATCCGCTGGGACAGCAGCAAGCCGGACGGCCAACCCCGACGGAAGCTGGACACCGAACGGGCCAAGGAGCGATTCGGGTTCGAGTCGGCCATCGGTTTCGAGGAAGGGCTCGGGGAGACCATCGCGTGGTGGCGGTCCAACCGGGACCGAGTCCACGCCCAGGAGCGAGGATGA
- a CDS encoding WecB/TagA/CpsF family glycosyltransferase — translation MTLPHRVGLLGVPLSATSYAEVLDLLDVPPTGDRARTLAFCNVHSVMTARKDPELRRALADIDVTTTDGMPLVWALRRLGVPEQQRVYGPDLMEMALPHSVDRGWRHYFYGAAPETLEALLSRVEAMAPGIEIVGSHSPPYRTLTADEEAERLEEIRRSGATHVWVGLGMPKQELFVHRVADRLPGMSLLAVGAAFDMHAGTVSQAPDWIQDRGLEWAYRWAQEPRRLTSRYMVNNPLFLLLLGRELLLDRIGTRTVGPGAAG, via the coding sequence ATGACGCTGCCCCACAGGGTGGGCCTGCTGGGTGTGCCGCTGTCGGCGACGTCCTACGCCGAGGTCCTGGACCTCCTCGACGTCCCGCCGACGGGTGATCGCGCGCGGACGCTGGCGTTCTGCAACGTGCACTCCGTGATGACGGCCCGCAAGGACCCAGAGCTGCGCCGGGCACTCGCCGACATCGACGTCACCACGACCGACGGCATGCCGCTGGTCTGGGCGCTTCGGCGCCTCGGTGTCCCCGAACAGCAGCGGGTCTACGGGCCGGACCTCATGGAGATGGCCCTTCCCCACTCGGTCGACCGTGGATGGCGGCACTACTTCTACGGCGCGGCCCCCGAGACGCTCGAGGCGTTGCTGTCCCGGGTCGAGGCCATGGCACCGGGGATCGAGATCGTGGGGTCGCACAGCCCGCCGTACCGGACCCTCACCGCCGACGAGGAGGCGGAACGGCTGGAGGAGATTCGCCGATCCGGGGCGACCCACGTGTGGGTCGGGTTGGGGATGCCCAAGCAGGAGCTCTTCGTCCACCGGGTTGCCGATCGACTGCCGGGCATGTCCTTGCTCGCGGTCGGTGCGGCCTTCGACATGCACGCGGGCACCGTGTCGCAGGCCCCTGACTGGATCCAGGATCGGGGCCTCGAGTGGGCCTACCGCTGGGCGCAGGAGCCACGACGCCTGACCTCCAGGTACATGGTCAACAACCCCCTCTTCCTCCTGCTGCTGGGGCGGGAGCTGCTGCTCGACCGCATCGGCACCCGTACCGTGGGCCCCGGAGCCGCCGGATGA
- a CDS encoding glycosyltransferase gives MSLKVLHVLDVLRPSGAETCLRVAGSMWDAEDISCDVLATGDELGPYAVQLREAGYRTGHLPLDDMRRFLRSFPRLVRSEGYDVVHIHVERANFHIALLSMWAGARVVQHVHNVFDFDGALRLERTVQRRIARALGVPFLGVSQDVVDNERTRYGIEAEVFLNWADIDRYRPPSDSQRAAARQALGLDEDAFVLASVANCHDFKNHDVVVRALARLPRDVVWLHVGAGSLLAQEQELAQQLGVSDRIQFLGQRDPLPSLHAADAFVMNSLYEGQGISAIEALAAGLPAVLSDVDGLRNLKGMDVPAVWCGTDVDTLVDAIEAIRTRPPQGTTDIMLKSFSPHERVPALAARYRSVAA, from the coding sequence ATGAGCCTGAAGGTGCTGCACGTCCTCGATGTCCTGCGTCCATCCGGGGCGGAGACCTGCCTTCGTGTGGCTGGGTCGATGTGGGACGCAGAGGACATCAGCTGCGATGTGCTGGCCACCGGAGACGAGCTCGGCCCGTACGCGGTCCAGCTCCGCGAGGCGGGCTACCGGACGGGGCACCTGCCCCTGGACGACATGCGTCGGTTCCTCCGCAGCTTTCCCCGCCTGGTGAGGAGCGAGGGCTACGACGTGGTGCACATCCACGTCGAGCGGGCCAACTTCCACATCGCCCTCCTGTCGATGTGGGCAGGGGCCAGGGTGGTCCAGCACGTCCACAACGTCTTCGACTTCGACGGCGCGTTGCGGCTCGAACGGACGGTCCAGCGTCGGATCGCCCGTGCGCTCGGTGTGCCGTTCCTGGGGGTGTCCCAGGACGTCGTGGACAACGAGCGAACCCGCTACGGGATCGAGGCGGAGGTCTTCCTGAACTGGGCAGACATCGATCGATACCGTCCGCCCTCCGACAGCCAACGAGCGGCGGCTCGGCAGGCGCTGGGCCTGGACGAGGACGCCTTCGTCCTCGCCAGCGTTGCCAACTGCCACGACTTCAAGAACCACGATGTCGTGGTGCGGGCGCTGGCGCGCCTGCCCCGCGACGTGGTCTGGCTGCACGTTGGCGCGGGCAGCCTGCTCGCGCAGGAGCAGGAGCTCGCCCAGCAGCTGGGTGTATCGGATCGGATCCAGTTCCTCGGCCAGCGCGATCCGCTGCCGTCGCTCCATGCTGCCGACGCGTTCGTGATGAACTCCCTGTACGAGGGGCAGGGGATCAGCGCCATCGAAGCCCTCGCGGCTGGTCTGCCCGCGGTCCTCAGCGACGTCGACGGCCTCCGCAACCTCAAGGGCATGGACGTGCCGGCCGTGTGGTGCGGAACCGACGTCGACACACTGGTGGACGCGATCGAGGCGATCCGGACGCGGCCACCCCAAGGAACCACTGACATCATGCTGAAGTCGTTCAGCCCCCACGAGCGGGTTCCCGCGCTGGCTGCCCGGTACCGATCGGTGGCGGCATGA
- a CDS encoding glycosyltransferase family 4 protein encodes MTPGDQPLRIGMLTPLSTGPLTHLLDDPPADLPAGIGGPGPTDLIAALAAAGHHVTAISLSPEAAAPVRARGTHLDLRLLPMREEHRGRDAYGPERKALRAELDGLDVDVVHAQWTYEYALTAHHATVPYVVTVRDWTPQVLRYNFIPYWLVKLGMNAVVLGRRPHLTTPSPSVLRRLGRLGFRNVRHIPNGLQIQDMAVDRPREAPKDPPVLLSVTNEFSGRKNTGALLQAFAIIRRRHPAAELLMIGNEHGPGDEAARWATERGLHVGVQFLGEQSRSEVVAAMDGADLLVHPAREEPFGIVVIEAMSRGLPVVGGTRAGGVPFILDGGAAGELVDVDNPESIVAGILTLLGNRSRYAECSTVGLQRVTEEFDVSRLAELYVRAYRDAMAGRWVR; translated from the coding sequence ATGACGCCGGGGGACCAGCCGCTGCGCATCGGGATGTTGACCCCACTCAGCACCGGCCCGCTGACGCACCTCCTGGACGACCCGCCTGCCGACCTGCCCGCGGGCATCGGCGGTCCCGGCCCGACCGACCTCATCGCCGCCCTGGCGGCGGCAGGCCATCACGTCACCGCGATCTCGTTGTCCCCCGAAGCGGCGGCGCCCGTCAGGGCACGTGGGACGCACCTCGACCTGCGGCTCCTGCCGATGCGTGAGGAGCACCGAGGCCGCGACGCCTACGGGCCGGAGCGCAAGGCGCTCAGGGCCGAGCTCGACGGACTCGACGTCGACGTGGTGCATGCGCAGTGGACCTACGAGTACGCGTTGACCGCCCATCACGCCACCGTCCCCTACGTCGTGACGGTTCGTGACTGGACGCCCCAGGTCCTCCGGTACAACTTCATCCCCTACTGGCTGGTCAAGCTCGGGATGAACGCCGTCGTCCTGGGTCGCCGGCCACACCTGACGACGCCGTCGCCGTCGGTGCTCCGTCGCCTCGGGCGCCTGGGCTTCCGCAACGTCCGGCACATCCCGAACGGGCTGCAGATCCAGGACATGGCCGTCGACCGGCCTCGGGAGGCACCGAAGGACCCCCCGGTGCTCCTGAGCGTGACCAACGAGTTCTCCGGACGCAAGAACACCGGGGCCCTGCTGCAGGCCTTCGCCATCATCCGTCGCCGTCATCCGGCTGCCGAGCTGCTCATGATCGGCAACGAGCACGGCCCCGGGGACGAGGCAGCCCGATGGGCAACCGAACGAGGACTGCACGTCGGGGTGCAGTTCCTCGGAGAGCAGTCCCGCAGCGAGGTGGTTGCGGCCATGGACGGGGCGGACCTCCTGGTCCATCCCGCGCGAGAGGAGCCGTTCGGCATCGTCGTGATCGAGGCGATGAGCCGGGGGTTGCCGGTCGTCGGCGGGACCAGGGCCGGCGGCGTGCCGTTCATCCTCGACGGGGGTGCTGCTGGTGAGCTGGTCGACGTCGACAACCCCGAGTCGATCGTGGCCGGCATCCTGACGCTGCTCGGCAACCGGTCTCGGTACGCCGAGTGCTCCACCGTCGGGCTGCAACGGGTCACCGAGGAGTTCGACGTCAGTCGTCTCGCCGAGCTGTACGTTCGGGCCTACCGCGATGCCATGGCTGGGCGCTGGGTGCGATGA
- a CDS encoding lipopolysaccharide biosynthesis protein — MTDTGDAAEPNLTRRTLGGFSWSVGGRVLGLVAQIAYTSVMARLLTPELFGIMASAQVVLLAGQILAELGIGRALVQADELSTEQVRAAFTASVGLGVVLTGVLVLAAPAVGLLFDDPAVTSVTRVMATVLIFITLGLTAEAMLLRSMRFKQVALLELGAFVVGYLFVGIGAGLAGAGVWSLVAAAVTKAAVFTIGCLLVARHPMRPMLAWSRVRSLYAFGSQVSVISVVEYLTLALPPTAISRALGQAQLGQFNQGNRIVELPFVNISQALSDVLFPAMARVKEDRQRMAGAYLTALQVTAGLLLPCAAGLAVASDEIVLVLLGDQWGPAAAVLPLLAFQPVVLMLSHYGGVVCEALGTLGAKLAIQVVTLLLLAAGFGLTGTHGLLAMVLAMLVVRVLRFVAYLALMHRILPLGHADQPVALLGGLAASAVVAAAIWGWTSLAHSLGIVVPVVLAGQVLVGAVALTASAFYGPLRGTRDVFVQRLEWAGIGAGGPGGRLLRVLRTGQPESAARP; from the coding sequence ATGACCGACACCGGGGACGCCGCCGAGCCGAACCTGACGCGTCGAACCCTGGGAGGCTTCTCCTGGAGTGTCGGTGGCCGTGTCCTGGGCCTGGTGGCGCAGATCGCCTACACCTCGGTGATGGCCAGGCTCCTGACGCCCGAGCTGTTCGGCATCATGGCAAGCGCCCAGGTGGTCCTGCTGGCCGGCCAGATCCTGGCCGAGCTCGGCATCGGCCGGGCACTGGTGCAGGCCGACGAGCTGTCGACCGAGCAGGTGCGAGCGGCGTTCACCGCCAGCGTGGGGTTGGGCGTCGTGCTCACGGGAGTCCTCGTGCTGGCCGCACCGGCGGTGGGGCTGCTCTTCGATGATCCGGCGGTCACGTCGGTGACCCGGGTGATGGCGACGGTGCTGATCTTCATCACGCTGGGCCTCACTGCCGAGGCGATGCTCCTCCGCTCCATGCGCTTCAAGCAAGTGGCGTTGCTGGAGCTCGGTGCCTTCGTCGTCGGGTACCTCTTCGTGGGCATCGGCGCCGGCCTCGCGGGGGCCGGGGTCTGGTCGTTGGTCGCCGCGGCAGTGACCAAGGCGGCGGTCTTCACCATCGGGTGCCTGCTGGTGGCGCGTCACCCGATGCGTCCCATGCTGGCCTGGAGCAGGGTTCGGTCCCTGTATGCCTTCGGCTCCCAGGTCTCGGTGATCTCCGTTGTGGAGTACCTGACCCTCGCCCTTCCCCCGACCGCGATCAGTCGCGCGCTCGGCCAGGCGCAGCTGGGTCAGTTCAACCAGGGCAACCGCATCGTCGAGCTGCCCTTCGTCAACATCTCCCAGGCCCTCTCCGACGTGCTGTTCCCCGCGATGGCACGTGTCAAGGAGGATCGTCAACGCATGGCAGGGGCGTACCTGACTGCCCTGCAGGTGACGGCTGGCCTCCTGCTGCCGTGTGCAGCGGGGCTGGCCGTGGCCTCCGACGAGATCGTGCTGGTCCTGCTGGGCGACCAGTGGGGGCCGGCTGCCGCGGTGTTGCCGCTGCTGGCGTTCCAGCCGGTCGTGCTCATGCTGAGCCACTACGGGGGCGTCGTCTGTGAGGCCCTGGGAACCCTGGGTGCCAAGCTCGCCATCCAGGTGGTCACCCTCCTGTTGCTGGCGGCGGGCTTCGGGCTGACCGGTACCCACGGTCTTCTGGCCATGGTCCTGGCGATGCTCGTCGTCCGTGTGCTCCGGTTTGTCGCGTATCTTGCGCTCATGCACCGGATACTGCCGCTCGGGCACGCCGATCAACCCGTTGCGCTCCTGGGGGGCCTGGCCGCGTCTGCGGTGGTTGCCGCCGCCATATGGGGATGGACCAGCTTGGCCCATTCGTTGGGCATCGTCGTCCCTGTCGTGCTGGCCGGCCAGGTCCTGGTCGGGGCCGTCGCGTTGACCGCGAGCGCGTTCTACGGGCCCCTGCGGGGTACGCGAGACGTCTTCGTCCAGCGGCTGGAATGGGCGGGTATCGGGGCTGGCGGGCCGGGGGGCCGCCTGCTGCGCGTGCTGCGCACGGGACAGCCGGAGAGCGCTGCGCGCCCATGA
- a CDS encoding glycosyltransferase family 2 protein, producing MKLSICVPTRNRPAMVEELLTTLTALPDDVVDVEILVGDNSTNDETAAVAERFPNVAYHRNDGDLGAYGNFNGLVARASGEWVHVVADDDAIHPDYLAGVVEAMHDPTAVLITGRVGFVGDDAARVEAGHYGRITRMGIEFPDTVQGERMINLALRDGCPFEFSHTLMRRETVLMVGGFDRTFRLQGDFDLWLRMLGQGTARFVEAYLGEFRVYEGNMLADKESERAFRVERTLIWLMSLARHTDILVPEVRQALIREVRREVPRIRVFTRVGIGGPLTDGLLSLALLNAEAALRSRGLGNTLELPGVPLLSEMPRSAVRLLYLVLDEVLGSRVPGRAAADIGARMGRPTVSLDR from the coding sequence ATGAAGCTGAGCATCTGTGTTCCCACCCGCAACCGTCCCGCGATGGTCGAGGAGCTGCTCACGACCCTGACCGCGCTCCCGGACGACGTCGTCGATGTCGAGATCCTGGTCGGGGACAACTCCACCAACGACGAGACCGCGGCCGTGGCCGAGCGGTTCCCGAACGTGGCCTACCATCGCAACGACGGGGACCTCGGGGCCTACGGCAACTTCAACGGACTCGTCGCGCGTGCGAGCGGTGAATGGGTCCATGTCGTCGCTGACGACGACGCCATCCATCCCGACTACCTGGCCGGTGTGGTCGAGGCGATGCACGACCCGACGGCCGTGCTGATCACGGGCCGGGTCGGGTTCGTGGGCGACGATGCTGCTCGTGTGGAGGCAGGGCACTACGGACGAATCACCCGTATGGGCATCGAGTTCCCCGACACCGTCCAGGGCGAGCGAATGATCAACCTCGCGCTGCGCGACGGGTGCCCGTTCGAGTTCTCCCACACCCTGATGCGACGCGAGACGGTCCTGATGGTCGGCGGGTTCGATCGGACCTTCCGGCTGCAGGGCGACTTCGACCTGTGGCTGCGCATGCTCGGGCAGGGGACCGCACGGTTCGTCGAGGCCTACCTGGGTGAGTTCCGTGTCTACGAGGGGAACATGCTCGCCGACAAGGAGTCGGAGCGAGCCTTCCGCGTCGAACGGACGCTGATCTGGCTCATGTCCCTCGCCCGGCACACCGACATCCTCGTGCCGGAGGTCAGGCAGGCGTTGATCCGGGAAGTCCGGCGCGAGGTCCCGCGAATCCGGGTGTTCACGCGCGTGGGCATCGGCGGGCCGTTGACCGACGGTCTCCTCAGCCTGGCGCTGCTCAACGCCGAGGCCGCCCTGCGGAGCCGCGGCCTGGGGAACACCCTCGAGCTTCCCGGCGTCCCGCTCCTGTCGGAGATGCCGCGGAGCGCCGTCCGGTTGTTGTACCTGGTGCTCGACGAGGTCCTGGGCTCCCGAGTTCCGGGCCGTGCTGCCGCCGACATCGGTGCCCGGATGGGCCGGCCGACGGTCTCCCTCGACCGCTGA